One window of Methanothermobacter tenebrarum genomic DNA carries:
- a CDS encoding class II aldolase/adducin family protein yields the protein MGENIKSLVKAAHYVYSSGLVSGSAGNISMRLSKDKIAITPKGVPLSLVTEENVAIVGMDGRRLLGGEPSSELYLHLEIYKIREDIKSIAHTHSPYATAFAFSDKRLKRVEGLNGMNDIDEVAYYKPGSLELARECAKKIKKGKILILKNHGVLCCGSNLREAVQLAEFIEESAKIQFLAHILNKS from the coding sequence GAGAAAACATAAAAAGCTTGGTTAAAGCAGCCCATTACGTGTACAGTAGCGGTCTTGTATCAGGGAGCGCAGGTAATATTAGCATGCGTTTAAGTAAGGATAAGATAGCCATAACCCCAAAGGGTGTCCCCCTTTCCCTTGTAACCGAGGAAAATGTAGCTATTGTCGGGATGGATGGGAGAAGATTATTAGGAGGGGAGCCCTCATCTGAACTATACCTTCACCTTGAAATCTACAAGATAAGAGAAGATATAAAAAGTATAGCACATACACATTCACCATATGCAACCGCCTTTGCTTTCTCAGATAAAAGATTGAAAAGAGTAGAAGGTCTCAATGGAATGAATGACATAGACGAGGTGGCATATTATAAGCCTGGTAGCTTAGAATTGGCCAGAGAATGCGCCAAAAAGATAAAAAAGGGTAAGATTTTAATCTTGAAAAATCATGGTGTTCTCTGTTGTGGTTCAAATCTCCGAGAAGCAGTTCAACTTGCAGAGTTTATAGAAGAAAGTGCCAAGATACAATTCTTAGCCCATA